The sequence below is a genomic window from Candidatus Thiopontia autotrophica.
ACCATGGGAGCCTTTGACGAAATTGTCGGCTTCAACTATCTGCGTGGCATGCACATAAATGACTGCAAATCAGAGTTTGAGAGCAGGGTTGATCGCCACCATAGCATCGGCCAAGGCACTATCGGCCTGGAGGGGTTCCGATCAATTATGAATGACGAGAGAATTGACGAGATTCCAATGGTGCTGGAGACAATAAATAGTGATATCTGGAGAGAGGAGATTGAGCTTCTTTACGGTATGATCAACCAAACATAATTTTGTATATTCAATATTTGGGGCGGAGGGTAACCTAATGGAGATTAATAATTTCAAGGCCTATTGTGATCAGTTCGATCGGGCCAGCAGTGAACTCAAGCTTGATAAAGACCTCGCCACTCTCCTCAAATATCCCGACCGTGAACTCAGTGTCGATCTACCGTTGGTTAGAGACGACAAATCCCTTACCGTACTGCGCGGATACCGCATACAACATAACAATGCTCGTGGCCCCTTCAAGGGTGGATTGCGTTTTCACCCCTGTGTCGACAAGGATGAGGTTCGTGCCCTCTCGGCATTGATGACATTCAAGACCGCACTTATAGATATCCCTTTTGGCGGTGGCAAAGGTGGCATCCAGGTTGATCCGGAAGAGCTTAGTACACGTGAACTTGAACAGCTAACCAGAACATTTGTGCGGGCAATCAAGCCCATCATCGGTGTTCATACCGACATACCTGCCCCTGACGTCAATACCAACGCCCAGATCATGGCCTGGTTTATGGATGAATATAGCGAGACCCATGGTTACACCCCGGGAATTGTGACCGGCAAACCAATCAGTCTGGGAGGTTCCCTGGGACGAGAGGCCGCCACCGGCTATGGCACATCTATCATTCTGCGCGAGGTTGCACAACACAGAGGGATAGAGCTGAACGGTGCTACTGTTGTCATCCAGGGGTTCGGCAATGTCGGGACCTGGGCTGCACACCATCTACACAAATTTGGATGCAAGATAATAGCTGTCAGTGACCGCAACGGAGGGATCGTAAACAATAACGGTCTGGATATTGGTGCGCTCCTTGAACACAAAAAAGAGAGTGGTTCAATCCATGGTTTTGACGATACAGAGTCTATAGATAACGAGGCTATTCTCCGTCTTCCATGCGACTTCCTGATTCCTGCTGCCCTTGGTGGAGTAATCCACAAGATGAATGCCAATGAACTGCGGTGCAAGGTAGTGGTGGAGGCTGCAAATGGTCCTACTACCCCCCCAGCTGATGATATCCTCAGGCACAAAAACATACCGGTAATCCCGGATATTCTCGCCAACAGCGGTGGGGTTGTCGCGTCCTACTACGAGTGGGTGCAAAACCTGCAACAACACTACTGGGACGAGGAGCTGGTGAACAAAAAACTTGAGACAAAACTGGTGAATGGATTCTATGAGGTTGCAGCTCTGGCCCACTCAAGAGAGGAGCTATCCTACCGAACCGCTGCATTTATGATTGCAATCAAAAGAGTTGCCGATGCAGTCACCCTGCGGGGACGAATTAGTTAAATTATCTACACTCAACCTCTGATGCCTCCCAAAAATCCCTGCCATAATCGATAAAGATCTCCTCCCCGGGGCGAATTCTCTTCAATGCCTCAATGCGCGCTTTTTTCCAGCGGGTAGAGACCACAAAGTGGGCGTTAGGCTTTTCTGAATGGTTTACATAGCGCGTATAGCCATCCCCCACAATCAGGCAGTCACGGCAAACCCAGAGCAGGTAGTGAGAGTCAATATATGGCTCCGTCTCAGACTGTGCATCAGTGATAATCTCACCCAGATATGGGCCAATAGTATCGTTCTTGTACAGAGTCACGCCAGCAAACAGCCCCTGACCACAACCAGGAATTGTAGATGGAGCAACCTCAAAATGGCTCTCTTCATAAATAACAGACCGACGCGACATTTCACCCTCCAAAACAGCATTCAATTGCTCAATTGAATTGATTTTTAACTATCCCTGTGATACAATGAGAGATGTTACAGTGAACCT
It includes:
- a CDS encoding glutamate dehydrogenase, which produces MEINNFKAYCDQFDRASSELKLDKDLATLLKYPDRELSVDLPLVRDDKSLTVLRGYRIQHNNARGPFKGGLRFHPCVDKDEVRALSALMTFKTALIDIPFGGGKGGIQVDPEELSTRELEQLTRTFVRAIKPIIGVHTDIPAPDVNTNAQIMAWFMDEYSETHGYTPGIVTGKPISLGGSLGREAATGYGTSIILREVAQHRGIELNGATVVIQGFGNVGTWAAHHLHKFGCKIIAVSDRNGGIVNNNGLDIGALLEHKKESGSIHGFDDTESIDNEAILRLPCDFLIPAALGGVIHKMNANELRCKVVVEAANGPTTPPADDILRHKNIPVIPDILANSGGVVASYYEWVQNLQQHYWDEELVNKKLETKLVNGFYEVAALAHSREELSYRTAAFMIAIKRVADAVTLRGRIS
- a CDS encoding SET domain-containing protein-lysine N-methyltransferase, translated to MEQLNAVLEGEMSRRSVIYEESHFEVAPSTIPGCGQGLFAGVTLYKNDTIGPYLGEIITDAQSETEPYIDSHYLLWVCRDCLIVGDGYTRYVNHSEKPNAHFVVSTRWKKARIEALKRIRPGEEIFIDYGRDFWEASEVECR